In the Brassica napus cultivar Da-Ae chromosome A7, Da-Ae, whole genome shotgun sequence genome, one interval contains:
- the LOC106352686 gene encoding cysteine-rich receptor-like protein kinase 42: MLSHTKIILFQYVLVSYSFFTFTFSSSSSPSPEPRTAVSGLFCGVRNSSSTDPNYIPTFVDDMQSLSSKLTTRHFATQSINSLSSNSQTQTTSVFALVQCHNDLSPSDCQLCYAIARTRIPRCLPSSSARIFLDGCFLRYDTYEFYDESISAASDRYSCSNDTVLDPQFGNRVSEMAVRAAVRHGGFGVAGESGVHALAQCWESVGKEGCRDCLEKAIGQVKRCVSRREGRAMNSGCYLRYSDHKFYNGHGHSVLHGLYNKGVVVAIVLTMSAIVMLILPATYVIIVKVSKKKQEQRNLGLVSRRFKNSKTKFKYETLEKATDYFSTKKKLGEGGNGTVFLGILPNGKSVAVKRLVFNTREWVEEFFNEVNLISGIQHKNLVKLLGCSIEGPESLLVYEYVPNKSLDNFLFDESKSKSLNWNQRLNIILGTAEGLAYLHGSSVRIIHRDIKTSNVLLDDQLNPKVADFGLARCLGADKTHLSTGIAGTLGYMAPEYVVRGQLTEKADVYSYGVLVLEIACGTRNNVFVPGAGHLLHRVWNLYRLNRLVEALDPCLNDEKLLQVQGSQAEVCKVLCVGLLCAQASPSLRPSMEEVISMLTERDYPIPSPTNPPFLRISSLATECSSTASCSSNSTTMVKTDLASYTSSESFATRLVS; encoded by the exons atgcTTTCCCACACAAAAATCATACTGTTTCAATACGTCCTCGTTTCATATTCTTTCTTCACATTCACCTTCTCGTCTTCTTCCTCCCCGTCCCCGGAGCCAAGAACAGCCGTGTCCGGTCTCTTCTGCGGCGTACGCAACAGCTCCTCCACTGATCCAAACTACATCCCAACTTTCGTCGATGATATGCAATCACTCTCCTCGAAACTAACTACACGCCATTTCGCAACCCAGTCCATAAACTCCCTGTCGTCCAACTCTCAAACCCAAACGACGTCGGTTTTCGCACTGGTCCAGTGCCACAACGATCTCTCACCGTCCGATTGCCAGCTCTGCTACGCGATTGCACGCACGCGCATCCCTCGTTGTCTCCCTTCCTCCTCCGCGCGGATCTTCCTCGACGGCTGTTTCCTCCGCTACGACACTTACGAGTTTTACGACGAGTCGATCTCCGCCGCCTCGGACAGATATTCATGCAGCAACGACACCGTTTTGGATCCCCAGTTTGGAAACCGCGTTTCCGAAATGGCGGTGAGAGCCGCTGTTAGACACGGGGGTTTTGGAGTCGCCGGGGAGAGTGGGGTACACGCGCTTGCTCAGTGCTGGGAGAGCGTGGGGAAAGAAGGTTGTAGGGATTGTTTGGAGAAAGCTATCGGACAAGTTAAACGGTGCGTTTCGAGGAGAGAAGGGCGAGCTATGAATAGTGGGTGTTATCTTAGATACTCTGATCATAAATTCTATAATGGTCATGGACATAGTGTACTTCATG GGCTTTATAACAAAGGAGTTGTCGTGGCTATTGTCTTGACCATGTCAGCAATCGTTATGCTCATTCTACCGGCAACGTATGTCATTATTGTCAAAGTATCAAAGAAGAAACAAG AACAAAGAAATCTTGGGTTGGTTTCAAGAAGATTCAAGAACTCAAAGACTAAGTTCAAGTACGAGACTTTAGAGAAGGCAACTGATTACTTCAGCACCAAGAAAAAACTAGGGGAAGGGGGAAACGGCACCGTATTCTTAGGAATCCTCCCAAATGGCAAGAGCGTGGCAGTGAAGAGACTAGTGTTTAACACACGAGAATGGGTAGAAGAATTCTTCAACGAAGTGAATCTGATAAGTGGAATCCAACATAAGAACCTCGTCAAGCTTCTTGGCTGTAGCATTGAAGGACCCGAGAGTCTCTTGGTCTACGAGTACGTCCCTAACAAAAGCCTCGACAACTTTCTCTTTG ATGAGAGTAAAAGCAAGAGTTTAAACTGGAACCAGAGGCTAAACATAATCCTTGGAACAGCGGAAGGACTGGCTTACCTACACGGCTCCTCGGTTAGGATTATTCACCGTGACATTAAAACAAGCAATGTTCTTCTAGACGACCAACTCAATCCCAAAGTTGCTGATTTTGGTTTGGCTCGATGTCTCGGTGCGGATAAAACTCATCTTAGCACCGGCATCGCAGGAACCCT AGGTTACATGGCTCCAGAGTATGTTGTTAGAGGACAATTAACGGAGAAAGCTGATGTTTATAGCTACGGAGTTCTCGTTCTCGAGATCGCTTGTGGAACAAGAAACAACGTTTTCGTGCCAGGAGCTGGTCATCTCTTACATAGA GTCTGGAACCTCTACAGACTGAACAGATTGGTAGAAGCCCTAGACCCATGTCTGAACGACGAGAAGTTGCTTCAAGTACAAGGCAGCCAAGCTGAAGTTTGTAAAGTTCTTTGTGTAGGATTGTTATGCGCACAAGCTTCTCCATCGCTGAGACCATCGATGGAAGAAGTCATCAGTATGTTAACGGAGAGAGATTATCCGATTCCATCTCCAACCAATCCTCCTTTCTTAAGAATTAGCTCTTTGGCTACAGAGTGCAGTAGTACTGCATCTTGCAGCTCCAATAGTACTACAATGGTCAAAACCGATCTAGCTTCGTATACCTCTTCAGAATCTTTTGCAACTCGTCTTGTTTCGTAG
- the LOC106352687 gene encoding pentatricopeptide repeat-containing protein At5g40410, mitochondrial-like, with protein MILGVYMANISSLIASIASCVSIFKCRALHCKVVKTMSYRHGFIGDQLVGCYLRLGHEVCAEKLFDEMPERDLVSWNSLISGFSGRGHLGKCLKGLSKMMRSDVGLGFRPNEVTFLSIISACVHGKSREEGRCVHGLVMKYGVLEEVKVVNALINWYGKAGDLSSSCKLFEELSVKNVVSWNTMIVVYLQNGLAEEGLGCFNVSRRVGNKADQAAFLAVLRVCEDIGAVKVAQGIHGMILCCGFNANMCITTALLDLYAKLGRLEDSSKVFLEITSPDSMAWTAMLAAYATHGYGRDAIKHFELMVDHYGISPDHVTFTHLLSACSHSGLVEEGKHYFETMLERYRVEPRLDHYSCMVDLMGRSGFLQEAYGLIKEMPMEPSSGVWGALLGACRVYGDTKLGKEAAERLFELEPCDGRNYIMLANIYSASGQWKDASRVRNLMKQKGLVRASGCSYIEHGNKIHKFVVGDWSHPESEKIQKKLKEIRKKMKNELGYKSRTEFVLHDVDEDVKEEMINQHSEKIAMAFGLLVISPMEPIIIRKNLRICGDCHETAKAISLMEERRLIIRDSKRFHHFSEGSCSCRDYW; from the coding sequence ATGATTCTAGGAGTTTATATGGCAAATATTTCATCACTAATAGCGTCTATAGCCTCTTGCGTCTCGATTTTCAAATGCCGTGCGCTTCACTGTAAGGTAGTGAAGACTATGAGTTACCGCCATGGGTTCATTGGAGACCAGCTTGTCGGATGTTACTTGAGACTGGGTCATGAAGTTTGCGCAGAGAAgctgttcgatgaaatgcctgagagagATTTAGTCTCTTGGAACTCTTTGATATCCGGGTTTTCAGGGAGAGGTCATCTGGGTAAATGTTTGAAGGGTTTATCTAAGATGATGAGATCTGAtgtgggtttagggtttagaccTAATGAAGTTACGTTTTTGTCGATTATCTCGGCTTGTGTTCATGGAAAGAGTAGAGAAGAAGGACGTTGCGTTCACGGGCTTGTGATGAAATATGGTGTGCTTGAGGAGGTGAAAGTTGTGAATGCTCTTATCAACTGGTATGGAAAGGCTGGAGATTTGAGTTCATCTTGTAAATTGTTTGAGGAATTGAGTGTGAAGAATGTGGTTTCGTGGAATACAATGATTGTGGTTTACTTGCAAAACGGTTTAGCTGAAGAAGGTCTGGGTTGCTTCAACGTGAGCAGAAGGGTTGGGAATAAGGCTGATCAAGCTGCTTTTCTTGCTGTTCTCCGTGTCTGTGAAGATATTGGGGCAGTGAAAGTAGCGCAAGGGATTCACGGGATGATCTTGTGTTGTGGGTTTAATGCAAACATGTGTATAACGACGGCGTTATTAGACTTGTATGCAAAACTAGGGAGGTTGGAGGATTCGTCTAAAGTGTTTCTTGAGATTACTTCTCCAGATAGTATGGCGTGGACTGCAATGCTTGCTGCTTATGCCACTCATGGTTATGGAAGAGACGCTATCAAGCACTTTGAGCTCATGGTTGATCACTATGGTATTAGTCCTGATCATGTGACCTTCACCCACTTGCTGAGTGCTTGTAGTCACTCGGGTCTTGTCGAAGAAGGGAAGCATTATTTCGAAACAATGCTGGAAAGATACAGAGTTGAGCCGAGGTTAGATCACTACTCATGTATGGTTGATCTGATGGGTCGATCCGGGTTTCTTCAGGAAGCTTATGGATTGATCAAAGAGATGCCAATGGAGCCGAGTTCTGGTGTTTGGGGAGCTTTGCTTGGTGCTTGTAGGGTTTATGGAGATACCAAACTCGGTAAAGAAGCTGCAGAGAGATTGTTTGAGTTAGAGCCTTGTGATGGTAGAAACTACATAATGCTAGCAAATATCTACTCAGCTTCTGGTCAATGGAAAGATGCTTCAAGAGTAAGGAATCTGATGAAACAGAAAGGTCTTGTAAGAGCTTCAGGGTGTAGCTACATTGAACATGGTAATAAGATTCATAAGTTTGTTGTTGGAGATTGGTCTCACCCTGAATCAGAGAAGATACAGAAGAAGctcaaagagattagaaagaagatgaagaatgaaTTAGGATATAAATCAAGAACAGAGTTTGTGTTACATGATGTTGATGAAGATGTGAAAGAGGAAATGATTAATCAACATAGCGAGAAGATTGCAATGGCGTTTGGGCTTCTGGTGATTAGTCCAATGGAGCCAATAATCATAAGGAAAAATCTTAGAATATGTGGAGATTGTCATGAAACAGCAAAAGCAATATCTTTGATGGAGGAAAGGAGACTCATTATTAGAGATTCAAAGAGGTTTCATCATTTCTCAGAAGGCTCTTGTTCTTGCAGAGATTACTGGTAG